The sequence TGCTCGTCGGACTCGACGGCGTGAAGAAGATGAGCAAGTCCTTCGGCAACTACGTCGGCGTCGCCGAGCCGCCGGCCGAGCAGTTTGGCAAGCTCATGAAGATCGGCGACGAGCTGCTGCCGGTCTACGCGCGGTTAGCGGCGTTCCGGCCGGCCGCCGAATGCGAGCGCTTGGCGTCGGAGCTGGCGAACGGTCGCGTCAATCCGATGGACGAGAAGAAGCGGATCGCGCAAGAGATCGTCGCCCGCTATCACGGCGAGGCCGCCGCCGCGGCCGCGCGCGAATACTTCGAACGAACCGTGCAGCGGCGCGAGATTCCCAGCGAGTCGCTCGATGCAATCGAGCTCGGCGATTGCAAACGCGTCTCCGACGTGCTCGTCAAGGCTGGGTTCGCGGAGAGCCGCCGTGCCGCGGAGCGTCTGATCGCTGGGAGCGCGGTCAAGATCGACGGGGAGCTCGTTCGCGATGCGAACGCGCCATGGAACGCGTCCGCGCCCGCCGTGCTCTCGGTCGGCGCCCGCCGCTTCATCCGCGTCCTTCCAACAACGTAGCGGCGAGGCCGCGCAGTTCGGCGGCGGTAAAGTCGTAGCGGGTCTTGCAGTACTCGCAGGTCGCTTCGGTGCGATCGCGCTCTTGCGTCAGGCGCACGAGTTCGTCGGCCCCGAGGCCGAGGAGCACGGCCTCGACCTTCGCGCGATTGCAGCGGCAGGCGAAGCGGATCTGCATCTCGCGGCGCGCTCCGAGCGCCAAATCGCCCGCCAGCTCGCGCAAGAGCGCATCGGCGTCCGCACCGTTCGCAACGAGTTGCGTGACCGCCGGCATGCGCGCGGCGCGTTCTTCGAGCGCCGCGATCGCGCGTTCGTCGGCGCCCGGTAAGGCGCGCGCCACGATGCCGCCCGCCGCAACGACGCCGATCGGATTCGCGAGCACGCCGAGCGCGACGACGCTCGGAATCTGCTCCGACTGCGAAAGGTAGACGGCGAGGTCTTCGGCGATCTCCCCCGAGGCCAGCGGTACGACGCCGGAGTAGGGCTGTCCGATCTCGCTCGAGCGCGTGACTTGCAGCGAGCCGGCGCCGACCGCTCCGGCGACGTCGAACTTGCCGCGCGCGTCTACCGGAAGCTCGACGCGGCCGTTGGCAGCGTACCCGCGCGCGCCGATCGCCCGCTCGTCGAGAAGCCAGGCTTCGGCGGCGAGCGCTCCGAGCGGTCCGTCGCCGGCGATCTGCAGCGAGACGCGCTCGTTTCCTTTGAGGCCGGCGGCGAAGAGCGCCGCTC is a genomic window of Candidatus Binatia bacterium containing:
- the tyrS gene encoding tyrosine--tRNA ligase; translated protein: SVAIEADVELGGTDQLFNLLLGRQYQREFGQLPQICATVPLLVGLDGVKKMSKSFGNYVGVAEPPAEQFGKLMKIGDELLPVYARLAAFRPAAECERLASELANGRVNPMDEKKRIAQEIVARYHGEAAAAAAREYFERTVQRREIPSESLDAIELGDCKRVSDVLVKAGFAESRRAAERLIAGSAVKIDGELVRDANAPWNASAPAVLSVGARRFIRVLPTT
- the hslO gene encoding Hsp33 family molecular chaperone HslO, with protein sequence MPDALVAASNLDAGVAMVAAITTDLVAEIRDRHDLWPTATAAVGRLATGAALFAAGLKGNERVSLQIAGDGPLGALAAEAWLLDERAIGARGYAANGRVELPVDARGKFDVAGAVGAGSLQVTRSSEIGQPYSGVVPLASGEIAEDLAVYLSQSEQIPSVVALGVLANPIGVVAAGGIVARALPGADERAIAALEERAARMPAVTQLVANGADADALLRELAGDLALGARREMQIRFACRCNRAKVEAVLLGLGADELVRLTQERDRTEATCEYCKTRYDFTAAELRGLAATLLEGRG